In Rhodoferax sediminis, the sequence TCATGGCGGCGCGAACACACGGTTTCGCCGAGATAGACGATGTCCACCGGTGTGGCGGCGATGGCCTCGTAAAAGCGCATGACGCTGGCGTGCGGCCAGTAGTACTGCAGAGGGCCGAGCGAGAGTTTCATGGCGGCGTTCATTTCCAGGGCCGGTGGTAGGCCCCCAAAGTGTGTTGCTGGCCTTCGGCCACCTGGTCCAGGCTGGCCATCCAGGCCGCCTTGGGGGCGTAGCGGTGCGGGTTGCCCGTGCAGGCGTCGATGGCCTCACGCCACACCTGGGTCACCTGCGCCACATAGGCCGGGCTGCGCTGGCGACCTTCAATCTTGATGGCGCGCACGCCCATCTTGAGCAACTGCGGCAGCAACTCCAGCGTATTCAGGCTGGTGGGCTCCTCGATGGCGTAATAGTTTTCGTCATCACCCACGTCGAAGCGCCCCTTGCACAGCGTCGGGTACCCGGCGTTTTCGCCGGCGGCGTAGCGGTCGATCAGCACCCCGTTCAGGCGCGATTCAAGCCCCCTGGGTGTTTCCTGCCAGCGCACCGCCTTCGGGGGCGAACACACGCCATGCGTGTTGGGCGACTCGCCCGTCACATACGACGAGAGCGCGCAGCGCCCCTCGACCATCACACACAGACTGCCAAAGCCGAACACCTCGATCTCGACCAGAGTCTTGCCGATCACCTGCTCCACCTGCGCCAGCGACAGCACGCGCGGCAGCACGGCGCGCACCACGCCGAAATGCTGGCGGTAGAAGTTGATGGCCTCGTAATTGGTGGCCGAGCCCTGCACCGACAAATGCAGCCGCAGCGCGGGGTAGCGCGCGGCGGCGTACTGCATCAGGCCCGGATCCGCCAGGATCACGGCATCGACACCCAGGTCTGCGGCCTTGTCCAGCGCGGTGCGCCAGGGCTGAGGGTTGGACGCCTGCGGGTAGGTATTGAGCGCCATGAACACACGCGTGCCGCGCTCGTGCGCATAGCGAACGCCGCCGGCGATGGCGGCCTCGTCAAAGTTCAGGCCGGCGAAGTTGCGCGCGTTGGTGGCGTCGCGCAGGCCCAGGTAGACGCAGTCAGCGCCATGGTCGACGGCGGCCTTGAGGGCGGGCAGGCTGCCGGCCGGGCACACCAGTTGCATCGGCACCGCTGATGCGCCAGGCGCGTCAGCGGCATTCAGGTTGAGTACGGAATTCATGATGGAGTCCAGGTCAGCAGGAGCTGGCCGTGGCACCGCGGGCGGCTATCGCCCACGCGGCGCAACGAACAGCAGTCACGGTAGCAGACGCGGCCCCGGCTTTCATTGATGCAGGTCAAACGCTCAAGCCTTTCGAAGAGACCGGAGGGTTGCACACACAAGGCGATTCTGCGGAGACAATCGAGGCATGACAGCAAACACCATCGCACATCTGTGCAAGCAGCACGACGCGATGCTGCAGACCATGCAGCGCATGCGCCTCGCCATGCTTGCCGGCGACATCACATCTGCGCGCGCCGCGCGCGATGCGCTGCATGCCTTGCAGGCCGAGCATATTGCTGCCGAGGAGTCCGATCTCATCTCCC encodes:
- the ubiU gene encoding ubiquinone anaerobic biosynthesis protein UbiU, yielding MNSVLNLNAADAPGASAVPMQLVCPAGSLPALKAAVDHGADCVYLGLRDATNARNFAGLNFDEAAIAGGVRYAHERGTRVFMALNTYPQASNPQPWRTALDKAADLGVDAVILADPGLMQYAAARYPALRLHLSVQGSATNYEAINFYRQHFGVVRAVLPRVLSLAQVEQVIGKTLVEIEVFGFGSLCVMVEGRCALSSYVTGESPNTHGVCSPPKAVRWQETPRGLESRLNGVLIDRYAAGENAGYPTLCKGRFDVGDDENYYAIEEPTSLNTLELLPQLLKMGVRAIKIEGRQRSPAYVAQVTQVWREAIDACTGNPHRYAPKAAWMASLDQVAEGQQHTLGAYHRPWK